The Haloarcula rubripromontorii region GTTGCCCGTCAGCGTCGAGACGGGGTCCTCTATCTCGCCGGGTTCGAGGTGGCGCTGACACCCCTCGTCGCACTCGTCGCCGCGGGCCTGCTCGCCGCAGTAGGGACAGGTCCCTTCGACGTAGCGGTCCGGGAGTGGCTGGTCCTCCTCGGTGTCCCAGGCGACCTCGATTTCCTTCTCGTGGACGTGATCGTTTGCGACCCACGAGCGGACGAATTCCTGAGTGAGTTCGACGTTGGTCTCGTCGTCGGTGTGCCCGTAGTTGTCGAATTCGATGTTGAACTGCGGGAACGTCTCGGCGTAGGTCTCGTGGAAGTCAAGCGCGAACTCCCGCGGCTCGACGCCTTCTTCGGCGGCGTTGACCGCTACTGGCGTGCCGTGCATGTCCGACCCCGAAACGAACGCCGTCTGCTGGCCGATCCGTCGGAGAGCGCGCGATAGTGCGTCCCCGTCGACGTACGTCCTGAGGTGGCCGACGTGCAAGTCACCGTTCGCGTAGGGCAACCCACAGGTCACGACCGCCGGCTGGTCCGTCGGAAACTCGTCGTTGCTCATACCTGTTCGTGTGCCACCGACGGGTCAAAAGGGGGTTGGTTTCGGCGTGGTGGCCGCGCTCCGCGGTCACAGCAACGCGAGCGTGCCCCCTGCCAGCCCGAGTGTCACGACGAGCCGTCCGGCACTGCCGAAGAACGTCGCTGCGCCGAACCGATAGTAGTCGCGTTCGAGGACGGTGAACGCGTAGATAGAGATGGTGTCGGGGAAAAACGGCACACAGAGCGCGAGCGCCAGACCGACGTAGCCGTACTTCTGTGCTAGCTGTACCGTCTTTTTTTCCGACCACTCGATGATGTTGAACCGGGAGCGCTTGATTCGGCGAACGAGCGGGCCGTACTCCTTTGCCTCCTGACCGATGTGGAAAGCGACGAGACTGCCAAACGCCTTCCCCAGACCACTGACGATGATAATCGCCACCAGATTCCCGTTCGTGGAGAGTCCAAGTCGAAGGGTTTCGGCCGGAACCAGCACGACCTCGCTCGGAAGCGGGAGAATGAACGCGATCAGAAACGAGTACACCGCGATGATACCCAGTCCGGTCGGACCAGTGGCCGTACAGACGGCTTCTTCGAGCGGCGACAGTGGGGTGCCAGCGGTCGTACAGTCACCGATGAAGGCGATGAACGCTGCGGTCGGTACTACCAAGTCCACGTCTCTCTGTAGCAAACAGGCACTTCTAAACCTTCGTATTACTGCTCGGGAGTTCTCGGTAGGCGTTGTTAGTACCAGTCGAGATCTGCGACAAATGACCGTAGCATCGACCGCGTGACGTGGGGCATACACACGACGCGCATCTCACCGGCCCCGGTCTTCGAGACTCGCCAGCCGCGATCCCGGAGTTCGTCGGTCATCGGCACCGAGAGGTCCGCCGCGACCAGCGGCAGTTCCGGGCCGACCACGTCGTGGCCCCGCGCCGACAGCTGGTCGGCCAGCCAGTCCGCGTTCGCCATCGACGTTTCGTACTGCTGGCGGTAGCCCGTCGGCCACAGCGCCTCCATCGCGGCGACGGCCGAGGCGACGCCCGCGCCGGACCGCGTGCCCGTCAGCGTGAGCTGGTCGGTCGATTCGAGATACGGCGTCTCGACGGCGAGTTCGTCGAGCAGCGACCGGTCCCGAGCCAGCAGTCCGCCGGCGGGGACCGCCGCTTGTCCGACCTTGTGGGGGTCGATGGTCATCGTGTCGATGTCCGCGTGGCCGAAGTGCCAGTCGTGGTCGGTGAACGGGAGGTAGAATCCGCCCCACGCGGCGTCGACGTGACAGAGGGCGTCGACCGTCTCGGCGAGGTCGGCGATGGCCGGAATCGGATCGACGTAGCCGTACTCGGTCGAGCCGGCGACGCCGACGACACACACCGTGTCCTCGTCGACGAGTTCCGCCATCGCCGCCATGTTGACACGGTAGTCCGTTGCCGGCGCGGTCCGCAGTTCAACCCCGAGGACGTCAGCAGCCTTGGTAAAGGAGAAATGCGCGTGGACGGGCGCGACCACGTTCGGGTCGTCCGTATCGGCGCGGTTACGGGCGATGCGTATCGCCTGAAGATTGGCCTCTGTCCCGCCCGAGGCAACGTAGCCTGCGGGGTCCGAGAGCCCGGTGATCTCGCCGAGATAGTCGACGGCCTCGTGTTCAAGATCGGCGATGGTCTCGTACGTACCCGGGTCTCCGGGATTCGTCGCGAGGAAGCGTTCCGCCGCTTCGCGTGCCGACGGGTGTGGCACGGTACACATCGACGAGAGGACGCGCTCGAAGTCCTGTGGCGCTGCCCGCTGGAGCATCTATCGCGAGTATAGAGGGGGAGCGGTTTAGCCGTTATGCTCGCCTGTGTCGTTGTCTGCTGTTTATTCCTCCTGACGGTAGCACGCTGGTCAGGCGGTAGGGCCACCCGAACTCGGTCCGGGCGCGGGCTTCCCAGCCGAGTTACCAGTTCGACGGCCCGATTTTCTTCGTCGCCTTCGCGCGAAAGCCCGTGGGACCGATCAGTGACTCGAACACAGTCTGGCGCTCGGAATCGAGCGCGCCGCCGAAGGAGCCGACTCGCATCGTCCGATACGTCTCGAAGCCCTTGTCGTTGGAGTAGAAGTAAACGCTGCCGTGCAACAGGCCGTGAATGAGTTCGTCCGACCGCACGTCTCCGGCAGGGCGGTTGAGTTTGACGAAGGCTACGTTCCCCCAGTTGACGACTGCCTCACGGAGCCCCATCAGGAACGCGATCTCGTGGTTCTGGGGCAGGCCGAACTTCGTCGCCCGTTCGAGGTCGGTCAGCGAGTCGATGACGATGAGCGTCTCTGCGGCGTCGCTCACCCGGTCGCTGATGTCGGCTAGCAGTTTCTCGAACGTTTCCGCAGCAGGCTCTCGCTCCGGCGGCTCCGCGTCGGGCTGTTCGATTTCTGCGTCGCTCCGTCGCGCATCGAACAGCGCTTCGGGGACTGGCAACAGCTCCATGAACCGCTGAGAGAAATCGGCGACGGCCATGTTATCAGTGAGCGTATCGAACTGGTAGCCGTCGAGCACGGCGTCGAGTTCGCTGTAGACGTGCTCGCGGTCGTGCGAGAGCGTGATGTAGGTCACCGACTCCGGAATCGCCTCGCTGCGCCGGGCGATGCCGTTCGGGACCATCTCCGGGCGGTGTTTCGCGAGCATCAGCGTTGCGAGGCTGGTGTAGGTGAAGGCGTCGCCTCCCGCATCAGAGGCCCCCGCCAGCAGGACCGTACTCCCCGTCGGAATTCCGCGGACCTGTCCATCCAGTCCAGGGATGCCGAAGGGAATGTAAGACACACCGGAGCTGATACTCTTGGCTTCCGGTGTCGGTTCGGATGCCATACCGTAACGAAGCGAACGGCGCAAAAAAACCTGCTGGCTACGTCAGCCGACTGCGGTCTCAGCGGACCGATTCCAGCAACAGGCGCTGTTCGACGCGCTTGACCTCGTGTTGCACGTCACGCACGGCGTCGATGTTCGGCGAGATGGACGTAACTCCCTCGTCGACGAGGAAATCAACCATCTGGGGCTTCGAGGCGGCCTGACCGCAGATGCTCGTGGCGACGTCGTGCTCGCGGCAGGTCCCGATGACCTGGCGCATGAGTTCGAGGACAGCCGGGTGGAGTTCGTCGAAGCGGTCGGCGACGTTGCCGTTGTTGCGGTCGACGGCCAGCGTGTACTGGGTGAGGTCGTTCGTCCCGAAGGAGACGAAGTCGATGCCGGCCTCGCAGATGTCTTCGATGGACAGCGCGCTCGCCGGGGTTTCGACCATGACGCCCCAGTCGCGCTTCTCGGGGTCGATACCGACCTCCTGCATCAGCGCCTTCGCCCGCAGGATGTCCTCGGCGTCGGTGACCAGCGGGAGCATCAGCTCGACGTTGTCGTAGCCCAGGTCGTACAGGCGCTCGAACGCGCGGAGTTCGAGTTTGAACTCGCCGGGCCGGTCGAGCGAGCGGCGGATGCCCCGGTAGCCCAGCATCGGATTGTGCTCGCTGGGTTCGTCCTCGCCGCCCTGGAGCTGTCGGAACTCGTCGGAGGGGGCATCGAGCGTGCGGACGCGGACCGGGCGCGGATAGAACGCCTCGGCGACGGAGCGGACGCCCTCGACGATTTCGTCGACGTACGCGCGCTCGCCGTGGTCTTCGACGTAGCGCGAGGGCGTCTTGTCTGTCGAGAGAATCATATGCTCGATTCGCAGCAGGCCGACACCGTCGGCCCCCGTCGCGGCGGCCCGCTCAGCAGCCTCCGGAATGGAGACGTTGACCTTGACCTCCGTTCCGGTCATCGGCTTGACGGGCGAATGTCCCTCGACCGCTGCGGTGTCGCCCTCGTCCTCGCTCGTCTCCGGGACCTTGGCCCCTTTCTCGACTGTGCCCTTGTCACCGTCGAGCGTGACAGTTTCGCCGTCCCGGAGCTTCTGTGTCGCGTCCTCCGCGCCGACGACGGCCGGGACGCCGAGTTCGCGGGAGACGATGGCCGCGTGGCTGGTCATCCCGCCTTCGTCGGTGATGATGCCGTTTGCCCGTTTCATCGCCGGCACCATGTCCGGCGTGGTCATCTCGGCGACGATGATATCGCCGTCCTCGACCTTGTCGAGGTTGTCGAGCTTGTCGACGATGCGGACGACGCCGGTGACCCGGCCCGGCGCGGAGCCGATGCCGGAGAGCCGGACCGACTCCGACTGGCTCTCCATCGCCCCGCCGTCGGCGACGCCCGACTGCGCCCCCGGCGGCTGACTCTCGGCTTCGTCGGCCGAGCCGGCGCTTCCTTCGGGGTCGTCGATGGTGGTAATCGGGCGGGACTGGAGCAGATACACCTCGCCCTCGTAGACTGCCCACTCCACGTCCTGTGGAGTGTCGTAGTGCCCCTCGACGCGTTCGCCGACCTCCAGGAGTCGGTGTATCTCCTCGTCAGAGAGGACCCGTTCGTTGCGTTTCTCTTCGGGAACGGAGCGTTCGATTGTCTCGCCGTCCTCGCCCCGTACACACATCACCTTCTTGTCGGCGACGGTCACCTCGTCGATGGTCCCCGTCTCGCGGTCGATAATGTAGTTGTCGGGCGAGACCGCGCCAGAGACGACCGCTTCGCCCAGCCCCCACGCGGCCTCGATGATGGCCGTCGGGCCGCCGGTCGAGGGGTGGCTGGTGAACATGACGCCCGATTTCTCCGCGTCGACCATCTGCTGGACGACGACGGCGATGTCCACGGCGTCGTGGGCGAAGTCGTTCTCGTTGCGGTAGTAGATGGCCCGCTGGGTGAAAAGCGACGCCCAGCACTCCTTGACTCGCTGCAGGAGGTCTGCACGCGAGACGTTCAGGTACGTGTCCTGCTGCCCGGCGAAGGAGGCGTCCGGGAGGTCCTCCGCGGTTGCCGAGGACCGGACGGCCACGTCCTCGTCGCCCATCTCGTCGTAGGCGGCCAGCAGGTCCTCGCGGACCGACGGCGGTGTGTCCGTTTCCAGAATCAGTTCCTGGGCGCGCTCGGCCGCCTCGGCCAGCGCCTGCGAGTCGTCGCTGTCGACATCGACGGCCTCGAACAGCGGCTCGTCGATTCCAGTTGCTTCGATGAACGACCGATACGTGTCGGCGGTAACGACGAACGCCGACGGAACGGGCAGGCCCGCTCCGGTCAGTTCTCCGAGAGACGCCGCCTTGCCGCCGACCCGCGCCAGGTCGTCGGCACCGATTTCATCGAGCCACAGTGTTGGCATGGACTCACTCGTACCATCTCCAACGACAATTAAGGAAGTTCCGGTTACAGCCAGTGATGCGGCCGCTCTTCACTCGATTTCGAGTGAATTAGGCGGTCACGCCGCCGGTGCGGTTGCGTGGTCACGCTTCGATGATATCGTCGTCGTCGACAGCGGGGACGGTCACCGTGCCGTCCAGTGCAGTGACGGCGCGCCCGCCGACCCACACCTCGGTCCCGTCGGTATCGACTGACACCGTCCCGGGTCTGTCACGGAAGTGCCCGCCCTCAGCGATAATCTGCTCGATAGTGTCATCGAGTGCGCCGTAGCGGCGGACAAACGCCGCACAGGCCCCCGACGCCGCCGCGGTCACCGGTTCCTCGGTCCGGATCCCGGCCCGGAAGGCGCGGCCGTGGAACGTCGACCGGCGCGTCGCGTCGGCACCGACGGCATCGAACGTGAACGGATACACGCCGGCTGCGTCCACGCGGTCACAGAGCGAGGCAACGGCGGCCACGTCAACGCTGAGAGCGCTCAGATGCTCGAAGTAATTGACTGGGACCATAAGCCACGGCTCGCCCGCGTCGGCCGTCACGAGTGGGAGATCTGCGCCCACGTCCTTGAGTGTAGCCTCGTCGAGTCCGAGCGCATCTGCGACATCGACGTAGGGGAGGTCAACTTCGGTGATGTCGGCCCGGCCCTGTTCGACCCAGACCATCCCGTTCTGTTTCGTCTCGACGGCGACTTCGCCGGTGGCGGTCGCGACCGTCCACTCGCCGTCGCCGATTTCACCACGCTCGGAGAGCGCCGCGTGCGCCGCAACCGCGGCCGTCTCTGCCTGTGCCAGTTCCTCTGTCGGCGAGAAACAGCGAAGCCGGCGGTCGGCGTCTCCCGCCGGCAAGACGAACGCCGTCTCGGCGGCCCCCAGTTCGCTGGCGACGGCCTGCATCTGGTCGTCAGTCAGTCCGTCGGCATCGGGCACGACGCCGGTCGGTGTCCCAGCCGTCGGCTCCGCAGCGAACGCGTCGACAAGCAGCGCCTGTCGGGTATCCATGGCACGGAGTTGTGCTGACCCGCAGATAACCTTTTCCGGAGCTAGCCGTGGCCGTCTGATAGCCGGTTCCGGTGAGACACGCGACGACGACCGGGACACGCCCCTGACGGACGACTTTAGTACAGGGAGGTATCACTGGAACGCATGAGCGATGACGTCGACCTCCCTGAGAGCCACCCCCGCTACGAGTCGCTTTTGACCCGCCACCGTATCGAGGCGGGCGTCGACCGCGGAATCACCTCCCGGCAGGGCCTCATCGCACAGGGCCGTGGCGAGGCCTTCGACTACCTGCTGGGCGAACGCACGCTCGACAGCGCCGACGACGCCGAGCGCGCCGCTGCGGCACACCTCCTCTCCGCCGACCACGCCGTGATTTCGGTCAACGGCAACGCTGCAGCCCTCGTCCCCGGCGAACTCGTCGAACTGGCCGAGGTGACCGGCGCAGACCTCGAAGTGAACCTGTTCAACCGAACCGAGGAGCGAATCGAGGCCATCGCCGAGTACCTCCGCGAACACGGCGCGACGGAGGTGAAGGGGCTGACCGCCGACGGGCGCATCCCCGGCCTCGACCACGAGCGCGCGAAGGTCGACGCCGACGGCATCGGCGCAGCGGACGTGGTACTTGTCCCGCTGGAGGACGGCGACCGCGCCGAGGCGCTGGGCGAGATGGGCAAGACCGAACTCGTCATCGACCTCAATCCACAGAGTCGCTCGGCCGAGGTAGCGACGGTGCCCATCATCGACAACATCATCCGTGCGATACCAAACATCACAGAACACGCCCGAGACCTCCGTGACGACCCCGATGCCCAGCAGGACGCCATCGACGCGTTCGACGCCGACAGCGCCCTGACCGACGCCGAGCGGACGATTCGTGAGGGGGACCTGGAATGAGCCTGCCGCCGTACATCTACGCCGACCGTCGAGTACCCGACGAGGAGACCGTCAGGGAGGCCCTCGACCAGCGGACGATGACGGCCTTCGGCGACACTGAACAACTGGAACGCCTCCATCGAGTGTTCTATCCAGTGTTCAAGATTGACTACGAGTACGAGACCGGCGAGGGGAAGCTGTTCGGCACGACGAGCAAATCAGAGACCGCGTTTCTCGACGGCCTCTGGGCGGACAACGACCGGGCTGTCTCGCAGTACGTCGACGACACCGACGCAGTGGTCCGCCGGGCGACCAGCGACTACGACTTCGGCCGCAGCGACCCGGCGCTTGGCCGCTCCGTCTTGTTGCAGTTTCAGGTCACCGACGACGACGCCCGGTCGCTGCTGCCCCAGCGCGTCGCGGAGTACCGCGAACAGCAACAGGACGCCGCGTCCGGCTCGGCCAACGTCTTTCTCCGAAAACTCAGAGAGTCCTACGGCCTTCCGGGCGACTTCGACCCCGACGGCTTCGACGGCGTGACCGGCGTCGAACGTCTGTATCTCCCGTTCTGGCTC contains the following coding sequences:
- a CDS encoding YqaA family protein codes for the protein MDLVVPTAAFIAFIGDCTTAGTPLSPLEEAVCTATGPTGLGIIAVYSFLIAFILPLPSEVVLVPAETLRLGLSTNGNLVAIIIVSGLGKAFGSLVAFHIGQEAKEYGPLVRRIKRSRFNIIEWSEKKTVQLAQKYGYVGLALALCVPFFPDTISIYAFTVLERDYYRFGAATFFGSAGRLVVTLGLAGGTLALL
- the mfnA gene encoding tyrosine decarboxylase MfnA — encoded protein: MLQRAAPQDFERVLSSMCTVPHPSAREAAERFLATNPGDPGTYETIADLEHEAVDYLGEITGLSDPAGYVASGGTEANLQAIRIARNRADTDDPNVVAPVHAHFSFTKAADVLGVELRTAPATDYRVNMAAMAELVDEDTVCVVGVAGSTEYGYVDPIPAIADLAETVDALCHVDAAWGGFYLPFTDHDWHFGHADIDTMTIDPHKVGQAAVPAGGLLARDRSLLDELAVETPYLESTDQLTLTGTRSGAGVASAVAAMEALWPTGYRQQYETSMANADWLADQLSARGHDVVGPELPLVAADLSVPMTDELRDRGWRVSKTGAGEMRVVCMPHVTRSMLRSFVADLDWY
- a CDS encoding RAD55 family ATPase is translated as MASEPTPEAKSISSGVSYIPFGIPGLDGQVRGIPTGSTVLLAGASDAGGDAFTYTSLATLMLAKHRPEMVPNGIARRSEAIPESVTYITLSHDREHVYSELDAVLDGYQFDTLTDNMAVADFSQRFMELLPVPEALFDARRSDAEIEQPDAEPPEREPAAETFEKLLADISDRVSDAAETLIVIDSLTDLERATKFGLPQNHEIAFLMGLREAVVNWGNVAFVKLNRPAGDVRSDELIHGLLHGSVYFYSNDKGFETYRTMRVGSFGGALDSERQTVFESLIGPTGFRAKATKKIGPSNW
- the ppsA gene encoding phosphoenolpyruvate synthase, yielding MPTLWLDEIGADDLARVGGKAASLGELTGAGLPVPSAFVVTADTYRSFIEATGIDEPLFEAVDVDSDDSQALAEAAERAQELILETDTPPSVREDLLAAYDEMGDEDVAVRSSATAEDLPDASFAGQQDTYLNVSRADLLQRVKECWASLFTQRAIYYRNENDFAHDAVDIAVVVQQMVDAEKSGVMFTSHPSTGGPTAIIEAAWGLGEAVVSGAVSPDNYIIDRETGTIDEVTVADKKVMCVRGEDGETIERSVPEEKRNERVLSDEEIHRLLEVGERVEGHYDTPQDVEWAVYEGEVYLLQSRPITTIDDPEGSAGSADEAESQPPGAQSGVADGGAMESQSESVRLSGIGSAPGRVTGVVRIVDKLDNLDKVEDGDIIVAEMTTPDMVPAMKRANGIITDEGGMTSHAAIVSRELGVPAVVGAEDATQKLRDGETVTLDGDKGTVEKGAKVPETSEDEGDTAAVEGHSPVKPMTGTEVKVNVSIPEAAERAAATGADGVGLLRIEHMILSTDKTPSRYVEDHGERAYVDEIVEGVRSVAEAFYPRPVRVRTLDAPSDEFRQLQGGEDEPSEHNPMLGYRGIRRSLDRPGEFKLELRAFERLYDLGYDNVELMLPLVTDAEDILRAKALMQEVGIDPEKRDWGVMVETPASALSIEDICEAGIDFVSFGTNDLTQYTLAVDRNNGNVADRFDELHPAVLELMRQVIGTCREHDVATSICGQAASKPQMVDFLVDEGVTSISPNIDAVRDVQHEVKRVEQRLLLESVR
- a CDS encoding PhzF family phenazine biosynthesis protein — protein: MDTRQALLVDAFAAEPTAGTPTGVVPDADGLTDDQMQAVASELGAAETAFVLPAGDADRRLRCFSPTEELAQAETAAVAAHAALSERGEIGDGEWTVATATGEVAVETKQNGMVWVEQGRADITEVDLPYVDVADALGLDEATLKDVGADLPLVTADAGEPWLMVPVNYFEHLSALSVDVAAVASLCDRVDAAGVYPFTFDAVGADATRRSTFHGRAFRAGIRTEEPVTAAASGACAAFVRRYGALDDTIEQIIAEGGHFRDRPGTVSVDTDGTEVWVGGRAVTALDGTVTVPAVDDDDIIEA
- a CDS encoding 4-phosphopantoate--beta-alanine ligase yields the protein MSDDVDLPESHPRYESLLTRHRIEAGVDRGITSRQGLIAQGRGEAFDYLLGERTLDSADDAERAAAAHLLSADHAVISVNGNAAALVPGELVELAEVTGADLEVNLFNRTEERIEAIAEYLREHGATEVKGLTADGRIPGLDHERAKVDADGIGAADVVLVPLEDGDRAEALGEMGKTELVIDLNPQSRSAEVATVPIIDNIIRAIPNITEHARDLRDDPDAQQDAIDAFDADSALTDAERTIREGDLE